In Streptobacillus ratti, the sequence GATATTATGAAAAAACAAGATATAATAGATAATTTAATATATTCATATAATTTAGATGAAAATACTTTAATTGATAAGACGAATATTGAAATATTTGAATTATTAGAAAAAAGATTAGGTATACATAAAAGTGAAAAATTTAGTTATGAGTTAATTTCAAGAAGATTACTCAAAGATTTTAGAATAGGTAAACTAGGTAAATTTTTACTAGAATATCCTATTGATTTTAAGAAAGAAGGTACGAATGAATTTTAAAGATTACAATTTAAGTAATGAAATGTTAGAAGCATTAGAAAAAAAGGGGTTTGTTTCACCTAGTGAAATACAAGCATTAGTTATTCCAGAATTATTAAAAGAGGAAACTCATTTAATAGGTCAAGCTCAAACAGGTACAGGTAAGACAGCAGCATTTTCTATACCTATATTAGAAAGAATAATACCAACAAAAAAGGTAAAAGCATTAATACTTGCACCTACAAGAGAACTAGCAAATCAAGTTAGTGATGAAATATATTCTTTAAAGGGTAAAAAAGAAGTTAAGGTTTTAGCAGTATATGGTGGAGCTTCAATTGAAAACCAAATTAAAAATTTAAAAAAAGGTGTTGATATTGTTGTAGGAACACCAGGGCGTGTTATTGACATGATTAATAAAGGGGCTTTAAAACTAAATGAATTAGAATATTTTGTATTAGATGAAGCAGATGAAATGTTAAATATGGGATTTATTGAGGATATAGAATTAATATTAGAAAAAACAAATGAAGATAAAAAAATGTTATTTTTCTCTGCAACTATACCAAAACCTATACTTGCTATTGCAAAAAGATTTATGCCTGAACACAAGATATTAAAAGTTCAAAAAAAAGAATTAACAACACATTTAACTGAACAAATATACTTTGAGGTAAGAAGAGAAGATAAATTTGAAGCTTTATGTAGAGTTTTAGATTATAAGCCGGATTTTTATGGAATTGTATTCTGTAGAACAAAATCGGAAGTAGATGAGGTTACTAATAAGCTAAAAGCTAGAAACTATGATGCTGAAGCAATACACGGAGATATAACTCAAGGTTTAAGAGAAAAAGCTTTAGATTTATTTAAAAATAAGGTATTAAATATTTTAGTTGCAACAGATGTTGCTGCACGTGGAATAGATGTAAGTAATTTAACACATGTTATTAATTATTCTATACCACAAGAATCTGACTCATATGTTCATAGAATAGGTAGAACGGGTAGAGCTGGAAATAAAGGGGTTGCTATTACATTTGTAACACCTCAAGAATCAAGAAAATTGGCACAAATAAAAAGAGAAACTAAATCTGATATAAAGAAAGAAAATATTCCAAATGTTGAAGATATTATTAATGCAAAAGAAGAATTGTTAATTGCATCTGTAGAAGAAATAATGTTAGAAAATGACTATAAACTATATTTAGATTTAGCTAATAAATTATTAAAAGGTAAAAATATTGAAGCAACAGTTGCATCTTTATTAAGACATATATATGATGATGAATTTATTCCTGAAAGTTATAGTAAAATAAAAAATGTACAAGTTGAAATTAAAGATAATACAAGACTATTTATAGCTTTAGGAGAAAAAGATGGACTAAATGTAAATAAATTATTAAAACTTATACATGAAAAAACAAAAGTACCTGGTAGAAAGATTAAAGATGTAAAAGTAATGCCTAATTTCTCATTTATTACTGTACCATTAAACGAGGCTGAGGTAATAATAAAAATATTTAATAAAAATACTACAAAAAATAATAAACCTATGGTTGAAGTTGCTAATTCTAGTAAATCTGGGAATGGATCAAGTAAGAAAAGTAGATCTAAAATGGGAGATAGCAAGAAAAAAAGAAGATAATGTGAGGTTAAAATGGATTCAGTTATATTAAAACCAGATGATGAAATAAAACTAAATAAGGAATTACTTAGTAAAGAAATTAGAATTATTAAAAATATTTTATCAGAAATAGTACCAGATATAGATATTGATTCTATTTTAGATAACGAAAAACATTTTAAAGATATTGAAAAAATAGATTCAAATATTGTTAGACTTTTAACAATATTACCTCTTTTAATAAATATAGTTGAGGATGTATATCAATCAAGAATATTAAAATACAATACAATAACTAAAAATTATACTGAGGGTATGTTAGATAATTTATTTGATAAACTTGATTTGGATAATATGGATAAAGAAAATTTAATAGAAGTGTTTTCAAATATTAGAGTTGTGCCTGTTTTAACGGCACATCCGACTCAAGTTCAGAGAAAATCTATTTTAGATTTAACTCAAAATATATATGAAATATTAGAAAAAAGAGAATTAGTTGAACATAATTTATTAGATGAAAATGAATGGATGAATGAATTAAGAAAAAATATTAATTTATTATGGAGAACAGATATATTAAGAACTTCTAAATTAAGAGTAGGTAATGAAATTACAAATTCATTAAGTTATTATAACTCAACATTTTTAAAAGCTATTCCTAAAATTAATATTAAATTTAAAGAGTTAGCTAAAAAATTGGGAATATTTTCTAATTCATATACCCCTATATTAATGGGAACATGGATAGGTGGAGATAGAGATGGAAATCCATTTGTTACTGAAGGGACTTTATTAAATGCAGCTTATTCACAGGTTGAAACTGCAATAGACTACTATATTTCTGAATTAAAAAAGTTATATAGAGAATTTTCAATTTCAAGCTTAAAAAATGAATATAGTGATGAATTAAAACAACTTGAAAAGCTTTCAAAAGATAATTCAGAACATAGAACATATGAGCCGTATAGATTAGCAATTTCATATATTATGGATAATTTACAAGAAGTAAAGATTAAATTATTAAAAGAAAAACTTGGAATACCATATGATTCATATTATAATTCAAAAAAATTATTAAATGATTTATTGATTATCAGAAAATCTATAGAATTGTATAGTGATAAAATAATTGCATATGGTAGACTTGATGAATTAATTGAATCAGTAAAGATATTTGGATATCATTTATCAGCAATAGATTTAAGACAGGACTCAAGTGTATATGAATTTTGTGTTAATGAATTATTAAATATTGCAAAAATTACAGATAATTATTCATCTTTAACAGAAAAAGAAAAATGCAATATATTGATAAATCAAATAGAGAATGAACCTAGAAAATTAAGTTCTGTAAATTGTAAAAAATCTGAAATTTTAGAAAAAGAATTAAGTATATTCAACACTATGAAAAAATTAATAAATATTTTTGGAAAAAATATAATTGAACAAAATATTATATCTCA encodes:
- a CDS encoding DEAD/DEAH box helicase, which produces MNFKDYNLSNEMLEALEKKGFVSPSEIQALVIPELLKEETHLIGQAQTGTGKTAAFSIPILERIIPTKKVKALILAPTRELANQVSDEIYSLKGKKEVKVLAVYGGASIENQIKNLKKGVDIVVGTPGRVIDMINKGALKLNELEYFVLDEADEMLNMGFIEDIELILEKTNEDKKMLFFSATIPKPILAIAKRFMPEHKILKVQKKELTTHLTEQIYFEVRREDKFEALCRVLDYKPDFYGIVFCRTKSEVDEVTNKLKARNYDAEAIHGDITQGLREKALDLFKNKVLNILVATDVAARGIDVSNLTHVINYSIPQESDSYVHRIGRTGRAGNKGVAITFVTPQESRKLAQIKRETKSDIKKENIPNVEDIINAKEELLIASVEEIMLENDYKLYLDLANKLLKGKNIEATVASLLRHIYDDEFIPESYSKIKNVQVEIKDNTRLFIALGEKDGLNVNKLLKLIHEKTKVPGRKIKDVKVMPNFSFITVPLNEAEVIIKIFNKNTTKNNKPMVEVANSSKSGNGSSKKSRSKMGDSKKKRR
- the ppc gene encoding phosphoenolpyruvate carboxylase, encoding MDSVILKPDDEIKLNKELLSKEIRIIKNILSEIVPDIDIDSILDNEKHFKDIEKIDSNIVRLLTILPLLINIVEDVYQSRILKYNTITKNYTEGMLDNLFDKLDLDNMDKENLIEVFSNIRVVPVLTAHPTQVQRKSILDLTQNIYEILEKRELVEHNLLDENEWMNELRKNINLLWRTDILRTSKLRVGNEITNSLSYYNSTFLKAIPKINIKFKELAKKLGIFSNSYTPILMGTWIGGDRDGNPFVTEGTLLNAAYSQVETAIDYYISELKKLYREFSISSLKNEYSDELKQLEKLSKDNSEHRTYEPYRLAISYIMDNLQEVKIKLLKEKLGIPYDSYYNSKKLLNDLLIIRKSIELYSDKIIAYGRLDELIESVKIFGYHLSAIDLRQDSSVYEFCVNELLNIAKITDNYSSLTEKEKCNILINQIENEPRKLSSVNCKKSEILEKELSIFNTMKKLINIFGKNIIEQNIISHTVEISDMLELALLLKEFDLDGKVNISPLFESIEDLKNSEKIMRTWFELDILKKWLSNNGGIQEIMLGYSDSNKDGGYITSSWYLYKAQKELVSLAKEYNIKLNFFHGRGGTVGRGGGPSYEAILSQPSGSILGKIRLTEQGEVIGAKYGNLDLGKFNLEALLSATLEKSLKDESKDIREYENIMEEISDISYKKYRNLVYETKGFSEYFFESTPINEVSSLNIGSRPSSRKKILDIEGLRAIPWVFSWSQTRVMLPGWYGVGTSFNKWIKENNGLETLRLMYKNWPFFKALLSNLEMVLSKADMNIAKEYANLVKDKEVSNKIFNMINDEWILTFNLLKEITGINYLLEDNEMLTLSLKNRLPYFNALNYLQIELIKQGRSGNNTEEINKAIHTSINGIATGLRNSG